A genomic segment from Actinomycetota bacterium encodes:
- a CDS encoding heavy metal translocating P-type ATPase: protein MDKEEVARMPDGEEGRENSPGRSPGRVVVRVGGMTCASCASRVEKALREMPGVTEAAVNLASEKATVSYRPEQVGLEEIVEAIRGLGYEAGLDRAVFGVEGMTCASCVARVEKALSGVEGVVSAEVNLATERATVLFDPQSADFDKMARAVEAAGYRLLPAGEGEEALDRERRRRERETRLLRVKLIYSAASAALILVLSMLGMHLPGLSSLTERARFLILFALATPVQFWPGLTFYRAALRATRHGTADMNTLIAVGTTAAYFYSVTATFFPSFISGAGLELAVYYDASATIIALILLGRFLEARARGRTSEAIRRLMSLQARTARVVREGREVEIPVEAVRVGDLVAVRPGEKIPVDGVVEEGRSSVDESMLTGESLPVEKGPGDEVTGATLNTTGFFRFRVTRVGSDTVLAQIVRLVEEAQGSKAPIQRLADRVAAVFVPAVIGVAVVTFLAWLLTGPEPSFNFALLNFVAVLVIACPCALGLATPTAIMVGTGKGAEMGILIKGGEVLERAGRLDMVVFDKTGTLTWGRPEVTDVIPVEGRGEEEVLLPAAAVESGSEHPLAQTIVGEAERRGLAPGEVDDFRAYPGMGVEARWRGRVIRLGNAEFMRRSGVDVTPLQAAEEALSGEGKTVVFLASDDELLGLVAVADELKPMAAEAVAELRGLGIEVAMLSGDRRSTAEAVARKAGIHRVIAEVLPAEKAAEIARLQEEGHVVAMVGDGINDAPALARADLGIAMGTGTDVALETSDITLISGDLRKVATAVRLSRATLRTIKENLFWAFFYNVVGIPLAAGVLYPAWGILLNPIFAAGAMAFSSVSVVGNSLRLRRFRDPRRKGREEVAAAT, encoded by the coding sequence ATGGACAAGGAAGAAGTTGCCAGGATGCCGGACGGGGAGGAGGGACGGGAGAACAGTCCGGGAAGGTCCCCCGGGAGGGTGGTGGTGCGGGTAGGGGGCATGACCTGCGCCTCCTGCGCCTCCCGGGTGGAGAAGGCCCTCCGGGAGATGCCCGGGGTCACGGAGGCCGCGGTCAACCTGGCCTCGGAAAAAGCCACCGTCTCCTATCGGCCCGAGCAGGTGGGGTTGGAGGAGATCGTGGAGGCCATCAGAGGCCTGGGTTACGAGGCTGGGCTGGATAGGGCTGTCTTCGGGGTGGAGGGCATGACCTGCGCCTCCTGCGTGGCCCGCGTGGAGAAGGCCCTCTCCGGGGTGGAAGGGGTGGTGAGCGCGGAGGTCAACCTGGCCACGGAGCGAGCCACGGTGCTCTTCGACCCGCAGAGTGCCGACTTTGATAAGATGGCCCGGGCTGTGGAGGCAGCCGGCTACCGCCTCCTTCCCGCCGGGGAGGGGGAGGAGGCCCTGGACCGCGAGCGGCGGAGAAGGGAGAGGGAGACCCGCCTCCTGCGGGTGAAGCTCATCTACAGTGCGGCCTCCGCCGCCCTCATCCTGGTCCTCTCCATGTTGGGAATGCATCTCCCCGGCCTGTCCTCCCTTACCGAGAGGGCCCGCTTCCTCATCCTTTTCGCCCTGGCCACGCCGGTACAGTTCTGGCCGGGCCTCACCTTCTACCGCGCCGCCCTGAGGGCCACGCGACACGGCACCGCGGACATGAACACCCTCATCGCCGTGGGCACTACCGCAGCCTATTTTTACAGCGTGACGGCCACCTTCTTCCCCTCCTTCATCAGCGGGGCCGGTCTCGAGCTGGCCGTGTATTATGACGCCTCGGCAACCATCATCGCCCTCATCCTGCTGGGAAGGTTCCTAGAGGCCAGGGCCAGGGGGCGGACCTCGGAGGCCATCCGTAGGCTCATGAGCTTGCAGGCGCGGACCGCCAGGGTGGTGAGGGAGGGAAGGGAGGTGGAGATCCCCGTGGAGGCGGTGAGGGTGGGGGACCTGGTGGCGGTGCGTCCCGGGGAAAAAATTCCCGTGGACGGGGTGGTGGAGGAGGGGCGGAGCAGCGTGGACGAGTCCATGCTCACCGGCGAATCCCTGCCGGTGGAGAAGGGGCCCGGCGACGAGGTGACCGGGGCCACCCTGAACACCACCGGTTTCTTCCGCTTCCGCGTCACCCGGGTAGGGAGCGACACCGTCCTGGCCCAGATTGTGCGCCTGGTTGAGGAGGCCCAGGGGAGCAAGGCCCCCATCCAGCGCCTGGCCGACCGGGTGGCGGCGGTCTTCGTCCCCGCGGTCATCGGCGTGGCCGTGGTTACCTTCCTGGCCTGGCTGCTGACCGGCCCGGAGCCCTCCTTCAACTTCGCCCTCCTCAACTTCGTAGCCGTCCTGGTCATCGCCTGCCCCTGCGCCCTGGGCTTGGCCACGCCCACGGCCATCATGGTGGGGACGGGAAAGGGCGCGGAGATGGGCATCCTCATCAAGGGAGGCGAGGTCCTGGAGAGGGCGGGACGCCTGGACATGGTGGTCTTCGACAAGACCGGTACCCTCACTTGGGGACGGCCGGAGGTCACGGACGTGATTCCGGTGGAGGGCAGGGGGGAGGAGGAGGTCCTCCTCCCGGCGGCCGCCGTGGAGAGCGGGAGCGAACACCCCCTGGCCCAGACCATCGTCGGGGAGGCCGAGAGACGTGGCCTAGCGCCCGGAGAGGTGGATGACTTCCGGGCCTACCCCGGCATGGGCGTGGAAGCGCGCTGGCGGGGAAGGGTCATCCGCTTGGGTAACGCCGAGTTCATGCGCCGCAGCGGGGTGGACGTCACGCCCCTGCAGGCAGCGGAGGAGGCTCTCTCCGGGGAGGGGAAGACGGTGGTCTTCCTGGCCTCGGATGACGAGCTCCTGGGGCTGGTGGCGGTGGCGGACGAGTTGAAACCCATGGCCGCGGAGGCGGTGGCCGAGCTGAGGGGACTGGGCATCGAGGTGGCCATGCTCAGCGGCGACCGGCGCTCCACGGCGGAGGCCGTGGCCCGAAAGGCGGGCATCCACAGGGTGATCGCGGAGGTGCTGCCCGCGGAGAAGGCGGCGGAGATAGCCCGCCTGCAGGAGGAGGGTCACGTGGTGGCCATGGTGGGGGACGGCATCAACGACGCACCCGCCCTGGCCCGGGCGGACCTGGGGATAGCCATGGGGACGGGCACCGACGTGGCCCTGGAGACCTCGGACATCACCCTCATCTCTGGAGACCTGCGCAAGGTGGCCACCGCGGTACGCCTCTCCCGGGCCACCCTGCGCACCATCAAGGAGAACCTCTTCTGGGCCTTCTTCTACAACGTCGTCGGCATACCCTTGGCCGCTGGCGTGCTCTACCCGGCATGGGGAATCCTGCTCAACCCCATATTTGCCGCCGGGGCCATGGCCTTCAGTTCCGTGTCCGTGGTGGGGAATTCACTGCGCCTGAGGAGGTTCCGCGACCCTCGGCGGAAGGGACGGGAGGAGGTGGCGGCAGCCACCTAA
- a CDS encoding ASKHA domain-containing protein has protein sequence MAADRKNVEIALLPLGITVKGARDEIILHSLVRERVEVASTCGGRGTCGRCRFHILEGNATPPTDAERELLSGEELRRGVRLACQARAAGNLKIYLPASSLVREQRLLVEGAWEVPPLDPPVKVVRARLPALSSRGHHRSDLALLLSGIDEAGRAAGVKADLEGLKEMSALLRSGKLEVQAVLREGELLGAAHPGAGVLGVAVDLGTTTVAIFAHDLVTGRAISSFGFPNPQAPYGEDVITRMQHALEDRRRGEELARLVRESLDEALAGMLSGAGYSPRDIFEIVLVGNTAMHHLFLGLPVEGLARSPYLPVTDLPLEIKARDLGLSLHPGAGVYLPPPVAGYVGSDYLAAVCATRLAEREGPCLLLDIGTNTEVSLQVGGRVLCCSCASGPAFEGMGISQGMRAGEGAVERVVVSAAGELEVITIGDAPPVGICGSGILSALAALLKVGALEDSGRLRPEHPGVIEKGGEAAFWLVPPGKGGEGGVAVTQSDIREIQKAKGAIRAGVEALFAEAGVSHSQVKEVLLAGAFGSYLDPLDVLSTSMLPPFPLENIRQVGNAAGAGARSMLLSGDFRRRAEELAGNLEYLELSAYPPLARLFAASMYLTEEAVSRARARLRT, from the coding sequence TTGGCAGCAGACAGGAAGAACGTGGAAATAGCCCTGTTGCCCCTGGGCATCACCGTTAAGGGGGCACGGGATGAGATCATCCTCCACTCCCTTGTTCGGGAGAGGGTGGAAGTGGCGAGCACCTGCGGTGGCCGCGGGACCTGCGGAAGATGTCGTTTCCATATCCTGGAAGGAAATGCCACCCCGCCCACGGACGCGGAACGGGAGCTGCTTTCGGGGGAAGAGCTGCGGCGAGGGGTGCGACTGGCCTGCCAGGCCCGGGCTGCGGGAAACCTCAAGATCTACCTACCCGCCTCATCCCTGGTCCGCGAACAGCGCCTGCTGGTGGAGGGCGCCTGGGAGGTACCGCCGCTCGACCCGCCGGTCAAGGTGGTGCGGGCGAGGCTGCCGGCGCTTTCCTCAAGAGGTCACCACCGTTCGGATCTCGCCCTCCTTCTGTCCGGAATAGACGAGGCGGGACGGGCGGCCGGAGTCAAGGCGGACCTCGAGGGTCTGAAGGAGATGTCCGCCCTTCTGCGATCCGGGAAGCTGGAGGTTCAAGCAGTCTTACGCGAAGGGGAGCTGCTGGGGGCGGCCCATCCTGGGGCGGGGGTCCTCGGAGTGGCCGTGGACCTGGGGACCACCACGGTGGCCATCTTCGCCCATGACCTGGTCACCGGAAGGGCGATTTCGTCCTTCGGCTTTCCGAACCCGCAGGCGCCCTACGGAGAGGACGTCATCACCCGGATGCAGCACGCCCTGGAGGACCGGAGGAGAGGAGAAGAGCTGGCCCGCCTGGTAAGGGAAAGCTTGGACGAGGCCCTCGCCGGGATGCTCTCCGGCGCCGGCTATTCCCCCCGGGACATCTTCGAGATAGTCCTGGTGGGCAACACGGCCATGCACCACCTCTTCCTGGGCCTCCCGGTGGAGGGGCTGGCCCGCAGTCCCTACCTCCCGGTCACCGACCTCCCCCTGGAGATCAAGGCCCGGGACCTCGGCCTCTCCTTGCATCCCGGCGCGGGGGTCTACCTCCCCCCGCCCGTGGCCGGCTACGTGGGTTCCGACTACCTGGCCGCGGTTTGCGCGACCCGGCTCGCGGAACGCGAAGGCCCTTGCCTGCTCCTGGACATCGGGACCAACACCGAGGTCTCCCTGCAGGTGGGCGGGAGGGTGCTTTGCTGTTCCTGCGCCTCGGGTCCCGCCTTCGAGGGCATGGGGATAAGCCAGGGGATGCGCGCCGGGGAAGGGGCGGTGGAGAGGGTGGTGGTGAGCGCCGCCGGGGAGCTGGAAGTCATTACCATCGGCGACGCCCCACCCGTAGGTATCTGCGGTTCGGGCATCCTCTCCGCCCTAGCCGCCCTCCTGAAGGTGGGGGCCCTGGAGGACAGCGGCCGCCTGCGCCCGGAACATCCCGGGGTGATCGAAAAGGGCGGGGAAGCGGCCTTCTGGCTGGTCCCTCCGGGGAAAGGCGGCGAGGGAGGCGTGGCCGTTACCCAGTCGGACATCCGGGAGATACAGAAAGCCAAGGGGGCCATTCGCGCCGGGGTAGAGGCCCTGTTTGCTGAGGCCGGGGTATCCCATTCCCAGGTGAAGGAGGTTCTCCTGGCCGGCGCCTTCGGGAGTTACCTGGACCCCCTGGACGTCCTGTCCACCTCCATGCTCCCTCCCTTTCCCCTGGAGAACATACGCCAGGTGGGAAACGCCGCCGGGGCCGGAGCCCGGTCCATGCTCCTCTCCGGAGATTTCCGGCGGAGGGCGGAGGAGCTCGCCGGGAACCTCGAATACCTGGAGCTCTCCGCCTACCCTCCCCTGGCCCGCCTCTTTGCCGCCTCCATGTACCTCACCGAGGAAGCGGTGTCCAGGGCCCGGGCCCGCCTGAGGACGTAA
- a CDS encoding nitroreductase family protein, which translates to MALDKYSYTYLPAHPEVWSLSRIVVDEEKCTGCGNCVQACPCACLEVVEGKARKIEGVVCMSCSACVAHCEKDAIQMQGFYNVEKGLFKTMLLHPDDGYPKIPEVEGIEGLTPVEEVIYKRRSNRIFSRKPVPDELVRRVVEAGRFAPSHGNNQPWSFIIINDREEMDKIANMIDPLYRLLVRLYFYGEKNRLVRTLLSLGSIAAPPLMDQRAITGGRAILKPKDVFLGAPCLIYLLGDKRGINNMDLDIGICGQNMVLAAHSLGLVTCWMGFAAVGAKMLPHLKRYLGIKWPYVPVSAIVLGYPRVNADSMVKRELPRITWRKGGKTWQEMP; encoded by the coding sequence TTGGCACTGGATAAATATTCCTACACCTACCTGCCTGCCCACCCGGAGGTGTGGTCGCTTTCAAGGATCGTGGTGGACGAGGAGAAATGCACCGGGTGCGGAAACTGTGTCCAGGCCTGCCCATGTGCCTGTCTTGAGGTGGTGGAAGGAAAGGCCAGAAAGATCGAGGGCGTGGTCTGCATGTCCTGTTCCGCCTGCGTGGCCCATTGCGAGAAGGACGCCATCCAGATGCAGGGTTTCTACAACGTGGAAAAGGGCCTCTTCAAGACCATGCTCCTCCACCCCGACGACGGGTATCCGAAGATACCCGAGGTGGAGGGGATAGAGGGGCTCACCCCGGTGGAGGAGGTCATCTACAAGCGGCGTAGCAACCGCATCTTCTCCAGGAAACCCGTTCCCGACGAGCTGGTGCGCCGGGTGGTGGAGGCCGGCCGCTTCGCGCCCTCGCACGGGAACAACCAGCCTTGGAGCTTCATTATCATCAACGACCGGGAGGAGATGGACAAGATAGCTAATATGATAGACCCATTGTATCGGCTGCTAGTGCGTCTATACTTCTATGGGGAGAAGAATCGATTGGTGAGAACGCTTCTGTCCTTGGGTTCCATCGCCGCTCCTCCGCTCATGGACCAGAGGGCCATAACGGGGGGGAGAGCCATCCTCAAGCCCAAGGACGTCTTCCTGGGAGCCCCCTGCCTCATCTACCTCCTCGGGGACAAGCGGGGAATCAACAACATGGACTTGGATATCGGAATCTGTGGACAGAATATGGTCTTGGCAGCGCACAGCCTGGGGCTGGTCACCTGCTGGATGGGATTCGCCGCCGTGGGGGCCAAGATGCTCCCCCACCTCAAGCGCTACCTGGGCATCAAGTGGCCCTACGTCCCGGTATCGGCCATCGTCCTGGGCTACCCGCGGGTGAACGCCGACTCCATGGTCAAGCGGGAGTTGCCCCGCATAACCTGGCGCAAGGGCGGCAAGACCTGGCAGGAAATGCCTTAA
- a CDS encoding DUF362 domain-containing protein — protein sequence MPRVVVAPQSMGTVTLGVKNQFGLIMQADRIRDHNWNLHRKFADIFMLVRPHFTVIEGLHALNHGHYAPEGLAGECVEELGVFIGGEDTLGVDAVGADLLGIDPREVEHLRLAAEEGLGCVDLENIEVVGDREPFRRNYTPELLPAYPPDVRILEGAERCCVPRPAYLPCGPGEKEAFDSGPPERRG from the coding sequence ATGCCGAGGGTAGTGGTGGCTCCCCAATCCATGGGCACGGTGACCCTGGGGGTCAAGAACCAGTTCGGGTTGATCATGCAGGCCGACCGTATCCGGGACCACAACTGGAACCTCCACCGCAAGTTCGCCGACATCTTCATGCTGGTGAGGCCGCATTTCACGGTCATCGAGGGCCTGCATGCCCTCAATCACGGCCATTACGCCCCGGAGGGGCTGGCCGGGGAATGCGTGGAGGAACTCGGCGTCTTCATCGGTGGGGAGGATACCCTGGGCGTGGACGCGGTGGGGGCCGACCTCCTGGGCATCGATCCCCGGGAGGTGGAACACCTAAGGCTGGCCGCCGAAGAGGGCCTGGGGTGCGTCGACCTGGAGAACATAGAGGTCGTAGGGGACCGGGAGCCCTTCCGGAGGAACTACACCCCGGAGCTGCTTCCCGCCTATCCACCGGACGTGCGCATCCTGGAGGGCGCGGAGAGGTGCTGTGTACCACGGCCCGCATACCTCCCCTGTGGGCCAGGTGAGAAGGAGGCATTCGACTCCGGTCCGCCGGAGAGGAGGGGGTAA
- a CDS encoding SoxR reducing system RseC family protein, with protein sequence MRDRDDELEDYALAHWSNLAGTSPRRSRRELGTVIKVKGNLAEVAFPRGRMCEGCGSCCVAAGEDTMVVEARNPGGARKGDRVEVEVPIRVALKAAYLLYGVPLLAFLLGLGAGGVLGALVLGGSWDVPLGLLFGFGFLVLSYLLLARIYSPRSRASSAYRPTIIRIVEKAAGAGAPPEPDH encoded by the coding sequence ATGAGGGACAGGGATGACGAGCTGGAGGATTATGCGCTGGCCCACTGGAGCAACCTGGCGGGCACCTCGCCGCGCCGCTCCCGCCGCGAGCTGGGAACGGTGATAAAGGTCAAGGGGAACCTGGCCGAGGTGGCCTTTCCCCGTGGGCGCATGTGCGAGGGGTGCGGGTCCTGCTGCGTGGCGGCGGGAGAGGACACCATGGTGGTGGAGGCCCGGAACCCGGGGGGAGCGAGGAAGGGAGACCGGGTGGAGGTGGAGGTTCCCATAAGGGTCGCTCTCAAGGCGGCCTACTTGCTTTACGGCGTTCCCCTGCTGGCCTTTCTCCTGGGCCTGGGGGCGGGAGGGGTTCTGGGCGCGCTGGTCCTGGGGGGCTCCTGGGATGTCCCCCTGGGACTGTTGTTCGGGTTCGGTTTCCTGGTCCTTTCCTACCTCCTTCTGGCCAGGATATATTCCCCCCGCTCCCGGGCCTCCTCCGCCTACCGGCCCACCATAATCAGGATCGTGGAGAAGGCCGCCGGAGCCGGCGCGCCCCCGGAGCCGGACCACTAG
- a CDS encoding AMP-binding protein: MAVETRSEFLRKLEERDPRLYMLAQLLSHRDVVSGALRAVMRSRFPEHKGLLSRLLELRAEDNPNRVGLIFENGGQYPDEKLTYARLYANSLRLAHAFRREGYARGDKIALVMRNHPEFVYAMAACTMLGTILVPIDPRAKREKLAYQLSDSDAVAVITTADLLPEVEEAAKGIPNLRKIYLNLKPDADPALTSRYPTVNEMLDQPRVADLEDRVDDPAAPVQIIYTSGVTGNPKGVTLDSRRNAMYCLLGYLVWGYRDDDILYTGLSLAHGNAQAVTLFPALTMGIPAVISQRFTKSRIWDICRRYGCTTFSLLGGMMSGIYNEPPRPDDADNPVRMVISAGTPRAIWEDFERRFGVQILEWYGAIEGGFAYKPIGEGPIGSFGKPIPGLVEMRVVDEEDNEVPSGVTGELICRMLTQTKVDYYKKPEASAEKMRGGWLRSGDMVHRDEEGWFFFDYRKGGALRRAGDFIKPDLVEKVIGEHPDVSEVCVYGIPAASGAPGESDLVAAVAPFPGKSIDPASVFRKAAEGLERNSIPSYLQVVDEIPKSPSEKHLDRVLRDQFSPDAENVYKLEDYLA, from the coding sequence ATGGCCGTGGAGACCAGGTCGGAGTTCCTGAGAAAGCTGGAGGAACGGGACCCCCGCCTGTACATGCTGGCGCAGCTCCTCTCCCACCGCGACGTGGTCTCGGGCGCCCTCCGGGCGGTGATGCGGTCGCGCTTCCCGGAGCATAAGGGCCTCCTCTCCAGGCTCCTGGAGCTGCGGGCGGAGGATAACCCCAACCGGGTGGGCCTCATCTTCGAGAACGGGGGTCAGTACCCGGATGAGAAACTCACCTACGCAAGGCTCTACGCCAACTCCCTGCGCCTGGCCCACGCTTTCCGCCGGGAGGGTTACGCCCGGGGAGACAAGATCGCCCTGGTCATGCGCAACCATCCCGAGTTCGTCTACGCCATGGCCGCCTGCACCATGCTGGGCACCATCCTGGTGCCCATCGACCCTCGGGCCAAAAGGGAAAAGCTGGCCTACCAGCTGTCCGATTCCGACGCCGTGGCCGTGATCACCACCGCCGACCTCCTCCCCGAGGTGGAGGAAGCGGCCAAGGGTATCCCCAACCTGAGGAAGATCTACCTCAACCTCAAACCGGATGCCGATCCCGCCCTGACTTCGAGGTATCCCACGGTGAACGAGATGCTGGACCAGCCACGGGTGGCCGACCTGGAGGACCGGGTGGACGACCCCGCCGCCCCGGTGCAGATAATCTACACCTCCGGGGTCACCGGGAACCCCAAGGGGGTGACCCTGGATTCGCGGCGCAACGCCATGTACTGCCTGCTGGGTTACCTGGTGTGGGGGTACCGGGATGACGACATCCTCTACACCGGGCTTTCCCTGGCCCACGGCAACGCCCAGGCGGTAACCCTCTTCCCGGCCCTGACCATGGGCATACCGGCGGTGATCAGCCAGCGCTTCACCAAGAGCCGCATCTGGGACATCTGCCGCCGCTACGGGTGCACCACCTTCTCCCTCCTGGGGGGGATGATGTCCGGCATCTACAACGAGCCCCCGCGCCCCGACGACGCCGACAACCCGGTGCGCATGGTCATCTCCGCCGGCACGCCCCGGGCCATCTGGGAGGACTTCGAGCGCCGCTTCGGGGTGCAGATACTGGAATGGTACGGGGCCATCGAGGGGGGTTTCGCCTACAAGCCCATCGGCGAGGGACCCATTGGTTCCTTCGGCAAGCCCATCCCCGGCCTGGTGGAGATGAGGGTGGTGGACGAGGAGGACAACGAGGTGCCTTCGGGCGTCACCGGGGAGCTCATCTGCCGCATGCTCACCCAGACCAAGGTGGACTACTACAAGAAACCGGAGGCCTCGGCGGAGAAGATGCGCGGGGGCTGGCTGCGCTCCGGGGACATGGTCCACCGCGACGAGGAGGGCTGGTTCTTCTTCGACTACCGCAAGGGCGGAGCCTTGCGCCGCGCCGGGGATTTCATCAAGCCCGACCTGGTGGAAAAGGTCATCGGGGAGCACCCCGACGTTTCCGAGGTCTGCGTATACGGGATCCCCGCCGCCTCGGGGGCGCCCGGGGAGAGCGACCTGGTGGCCGCGGTGGCGCCCTTCCCGGGGAAGTCCATCGATCCCGCGTCGGTGTTCAGGAAGGCGGCCGAGGGCCTGGAAAGAAATTCCATACCCAGCTACCTGCAGGTGGTGGACGAGATACCCAAGAGCCCCTCGGAGAAGCACCTGGACCGGGTGTTGCGGGACCAGTTCTCCCCCGACGCGGAGAACGTGTACAAGCTGGAGGATTACCTGGCCTAA
- a CDS encoding flippase-like domain-containing protein yields the protein MEEEPLEEKGLSVSRSRMRRGLVAAVSISTATLVVIFLSTMGREIPAALSRLSPFYLVLAVALSLGRWLWSALRMRILVRAVDGDVPFPHLLKTVYGGYFTGMVTPWRAGGVTGEALFLYQYGLGAGEAAAVVSFGACVSALLLMLSFPPAIWLAQEQFQFSFTVKGFLFSALAVGLLFLALVLFSLLHPQAALDRVLLRLSPSFLRRRDGYRRLLARLGEEVRSFSSSLRRMVFLGKARLAAVTALTFLFWLTGFLAVPFALVGLGYGSYFWKSMVAQLVVQILMPFVPTPGGSGLGEVGFLYVYSRVLPDAGLAGLLTLIWRFVDFYLGILVGGTAFLLILKDVERHPREPMKV from the coding sequence ATGGAGGAGGAACCGCTGGAGGAGAAGGGGCTTTCCGTTAGCCGGTCCAGGATGCGCCGCGGCCTGGTGGCGGCGGTATCCATCTCCACGGCGACCCTGGTGGTCATCTTCCTGAGCACCATGGGCAGGGAGATCCCCGCCGCCCTCTCCCGGCTCTCCCCCTTCTACCTGGTGCTGGCGGTAGCCCTTTCCCTGGGGCGCTGGCTGTGGTCCGCCCTGCGCATGCGCATACTGGTGCGGGCCGTGGACGGGGACGTCCCCTTCCCCCATCTGCTGAAGACGGTCTACGGCGGTTACTTCACCGGCATGGTAACCCCCTGGAGGGCCGGCGGGGTCACCGGGGAGGCCCTCTTCCTCTACCAATACGGCCTTGGAGCGGGAGAGGCAGCCGCCGTGGTCTCCTTCGGCGCCTGCGTGTCCGCGCTTCTCCTCATGCTAAGCTTCCCCCCGGCCATCTGGCTGGCCCAGGAGCAGTTCCAATTTTCCTTCACCGTGAAGGGCTTCCTCTTTTCCGCCCTGGCCGTGGGGCTGCTTTTCCTGGCCCTGGTCCTGTTCTCCCTCCTTCACCCCCAGGCGGCCCTGGACCGGGTGCTTCTGCGCTTATCCCCGTCCTTCCTCCGGCGGCGCGATGGATACCGACGCCTCCTGGCGCGTCTAGGGGAGGAGGTGCGCTCCTTCTCCTCCTCCCTGCGGCGGATGGTCTTCCTGGGAAAGGCCAGGCTGGCGGCGGTGACCGCGCTCACCTTCCTCTTCTGGCTCACCGGTTTCCTGGCTGTACCCTTCGCCCTGGTGGGACTGGGATACGGTTCCTATTTCTGGAAATCCATGGTCGCCCAGCTGGTGGTGCAGATCCTCATGCCCTTCGTGCCCACTCCCGGGGGGAGCGGACTGGGGGAGGTAGGCTTCCTCTACGTCTACAGCCGCGTCCTCCCCGATGCCGGACTGGCGGGCCTCCTCACCCTCATCTGGAGGTTTGTCGATTTCTACCTGGGCATCCTGGTGGGTGGAACGGCCTTCCTGCTCATCCTGAAGGACGTCGAGCGCCATCCGCGGGAGCCGATGAAGGTCTGA
- a CDS encoding RidA family protein — protein MKNAGVADNSSALPSPRGPYSLFVTWEGLVFVSGLLAVRGDGHEVKGDVRGEAMVVLRNLEAALREAGSGLDKLLMVHVYLKDIGELAAFNEVYEEIVPRPYPARSVAGVDLPGGFRVELSAVAHL, from the coding sequence ATGAAGAATGCCGGTGTTGCGGATAACAGCTCCGCGCTTCCCTCCCCGAGGGGACCTTATTCCCTGTTCGTCACCTGGGAAGGACTGGTGTTCGTTTCCGGTCTCCTGGCGGTGAGGGGCGACGGGCACGAGGTCAAGGGGGACGTCCGGGGAGAGGCCATGGTGGTCCTGCGCAACCTTGAGGCTGCCCTGCGCGAGGCGGGCAGCGGCCTGGACAAGTTGCTCATGGTTCATGTCTACCTGAAGGACATCGGCGAGTTGGCCGCCTTCAACGAGGTCTACGAGGAGATCGTCCCACGCCCCTACCCGGCGCGCAGCGTGGCCGGGGTGGACCTCCCGGGAGGTTTCCGGGTGGAGCTCTCCGCCGTGGCCCACCTCTGA
- a CDS encoding YHS domain-containing protein yields MFGKVVDPVCGMKIRKKDAAATSEYRGKTVYFCNHACKEEFDRDPEKYAARLEK; encoded by the coding sequence ATGTTCGGCAAGGTGGTGGACCCGGTCTGCGGCATGAAGATACGCAAGAAGGACGCCGCGGCCACCTCGGAGTACCGGGGAAAGACGGTCTATTTCTGTAACCACGCCTGCAAGGAGGAGTTCGACCGCGACCCGGAGAAGTACGCTGCTCGCCTGGAAAAATGA